The genomic segment GCTGTAGAATTGCTATTCGCCGCTACATTGTCTGAATTTGCAGAATTTTCTGCATTTTCGACCGCTTGTTCTGCCTGTTTGGCAAGCCGTCTGGCTCGGCGTTGTGCCATTAATTCACTATTATCCGGCTCTCCGTTAGCTTTTGCTTGGGTCGGCACGGTTTGAGGGGCTTGCTCTGTGTTTTGGTCTTCTGCTTTTTTCGCTTTCAGGCGTTCAAGGGCAGCTTTGACAGGGTCAACACCTCCGGCATTTGCCACTTCTGCACGGCGTTTCTCCGCCGCTTGGCTAATACGGGCTGTTCTAGCATCTCGTTCTTTTTGTAAACGGGCTTCTCTCGCCTCGAAACGGATTTTTGCCTCTTCAGCTTTGCGGGCTTTTTCCTCAATTTCCTCGATTTTTGCTTTTTCTTGGCGGAAATATTGGATTAACGGAATATAGCTTGGGCAGACGTAAGCACAAACGCCACACTCAATGCAGGCATCTAAATGGTATTCTTTGGATTTATCGTGATCTTCTGCACGGGCAAACCAATAAAGTTGCTGTGGCAATAACCCCACCGGGCAAGCATCGGAACAGCTCGAACAGCGGATACAACTACGCTCCGGTTCAGGTGGTGCATATTCAAAATGATCAGGGGCAATCAAGCAGTTCGCAGTTTTGGTAATCGGGGCTTGCAATGCCGGCAGAATAAAGCCCATCATCGGTCCGCCTAAAAACACCGGAAAGCGTTTATCGGCTTGATAATCTACCTGCTCCAGCAAGTGCTGAATTGGCGTGCCTAATCTTGCCCACACGTTCCCCTTGTTGCGAATTTTATCGCCTGTCAGCGTCACAACCCGTTCAATCAAAGGTTCATCATCAATAACTGCCCGTTTTACCGCAAACGCCGTGCCGACATTGTGCATCACAATGCCCATTTCAATGGTGCGTTTGCCAGCCGGAATCTCAAGTCCGGTCAACACTTGAATCAGCTGATCAGAAGCTCCGGAGGGATATTTAGTCGGGATCGCCCGCACAAACATATCGTTCGAGCCTTTTAAAGCGGTTTCTAAGGCTTGAATAGCGTGTGGTTTGTTATCTTCAATCGCAATCACCACTTCTTCCGGGCGAAGCACATAACGCAGAATGCGAATGCCTTCGATCAGATCTGCAGTGAAATCTTGCATTAGGCGATCATCACAGGTGATATAAGGCTCACACTCTGCCCCGTTAATCACCAGTAATTTACAGCGTTTATCCGCCAAGCTTAATTTGGTCGCAGTTGGGAACACCGCTCCGCCCAAGCCGGCAATGCCGTATTGGTAAACTTTTTGGATAATTTGATCGCTTGTTAGGCTTAAGAAATCTTCAATCGGCTGGCGTTCCACCCACTCATCTTTGCCATCGGTTTCAATGATCACCGTCATTTCCGGCAAACCGGAGGCGTGCGCAGAAACATAAGGCTCGATCCCAATTACCTGCCCTGAAGTCGGGCTATGCACCGGTAATTGGCGGAAGTGATCGCCTTTAGTAAGCGGTTGCCCTTTCAGCACCACATCGCCCACTTTGACTAATAATTCCCCTGCCCAGCCGGAATGTTGAACCAGTGGCACATAGAAAAATTTCGGTAAATTTAAGGTGCGAATCGGCTTGTTGTTCGATTGGGATTTGTTTTCCATCGGGTGAATACCACCCGGGAAATCCCATAATTTTCCGGTTTCTTTATTTTGGCGGATTCGCTCAATCACTAAATTAGGATTGCTCATTTTTGCCTCCGCCTGTGACTAATTTTTTCTGCAATTCCGTGGTATTCACAATCGGAATAATTAAATCTTGGTCGAATTTCCAGTTCCAAGATTGGGTTGTCGGTTTAATTGGTCGCATTTCAATGCAGTTGGTCGGGCAAGGGGCGACACAGAGTTCACAGCCGGTGCAAAGATCCGGAATAATGGTGTGCATTGCTTTATTCGTGCCGATAATCGCATCAACCGGGCAAGCCTGAATGCACTTAGTACAACCAATGCAGAGATCTTCAATCACAAAAGCCACTTTCACCTCAGGCTCTGCCATTCCTTCCATCGGCGGCACTTCTACTCCTAGAAGTTCAGCAAGATTAACCACCAAAGGTTGCCCACCCGGCACACATTTTGTGATGACATCGCCGTTCGCAATGGCTTCGGCATAAGGCTTACAGCCCGGGTAGCCACATTGACCGCATTGGCTTTGTGGTAAGAGAGCATCAATTTGCTCGACAATCGGGTCAGATTCAACTTTCAGTTTAATCGAGGAATAGCCCAAAACCGCCCCGAAAATCAGTGCGATCACAGCAATAGCGATAAGAATATAAGTGATAATTGGCAAATCAAGCATTAGAGTTTCACCAATCCTGTAAAGCCCATAAAGGCAAGCGACATCAAGCCTGCGGTAATCAGTGCAATTGATGCCCCTTGGAACGGACGAGGCACATCAGCAGCAGCCAAACGCTCACGCAGAGCCGCAAATAAAACTAACACCAGCGAGAAACCGGCAGCAGCTCCAAAACCATAAAGAACAGATTCCACCAAATTATTGGCTAAATTCACATTTAATAATGCCACCCCCAATACAGCACAGTTGGTGGTAATCAGCGGTAAATAGATCCCAAGCAAGCGATAAAGTGTCGGGCTGGTTTTATGCACGATCATTTCCGTTAATTGCACGATCACTGCAATCACTAAAATAAACACCAAGGTCCGCAAAAATTGGGCGTTTAACGGTTCAAGCAGATAGGTTTCCATCAAGTAAGCAGAGAGCGAGGCAACCGTCAGCACAAAGGTTGTCGCCAACCCCATACCAATGGCAGTTTCCACCTTTTTCGACACTCCCATAAACGGACAAAGCCCTAGAAATTTTACTAGAACAAAGTTGTTGATAAGAGCGGTACTGATGATTAACAGAATATAATCGACCATAAATTCCACAAAATTTAAACAACAAGCGGTCAAAAATCGCCAAAAATTTGCAAATTGTTCTGCAAAAACGACCGCTTGTCAGAATATAAAAATCCAAAATAGCGGTATATTATCCTCTGTTTTGGCGTTCTTCACAATAAAAAATCAAGGCGTCTCAACCAGAGCCAAAACCACCCTATATTTTGGCTGTAAATTCAAGTAAAATAAGGCGAATTTTTTTGTGAGGAATACAACCAATGTCAACTCAATTTGTATATACGATGCACCGTGTCGGCAAAGTCGTGCCGCCGAAGCGTCACATTCTGAAAGATATTTCCCTGAGCTTTTTCCCGGGGGCAAAAATCGGGGTTCTCGGCTTAAACGGGGCGGGTAAATCAACGCTTTTACGCATTATGGCAGGCGTAGATAAAGAGTTCGAGGGTGAGGCTCGTCCACAACCGGGCATTAAAATCGGCTATCTACCACAAGAACCGAAACTTGACCCACAGCAAACCGTGCGTGAAGCGGTGGAAGAGGCAGTAGCGGAAGTGAAAAATGCCTTAACCCAGCTTGATGAAGTCTATGCGATGTATGCCGATGAGAATGCCGATTTCGACAAATTAGCGGCAAAACAGGCAGAATTAGAGGCGATTATTCAAGCCCACGATGGTCATAACCTGCAAAACCAGTTAGAGCGTGCTGCCGATGCGTTACGTCTGCCGGATTGGGATGCAAAAATCGAGCATTTATCAGGGGGCGAACGCCGCCGTGTGGCACTTTGCCGTCTATTGCTGGAAAAACCGGATATGTTACTGTTAGACGAACCAACCAACCACTTAGATGCGGAATCTGTGGCGTGGTTGGAGCGTTTCCTCCACGACTACGAAGGCACTGTAGTGGCAATTACCCACGACCGTTACTTCTTAGACAACGTTGCCGGCTGGATCTTGGAACTTGACCGTGGTGAAGGTATTCCTTGGGAAGGCAACTACTCTTCTTGGTTGGAACAGAAAGAAAAACGCTTGGCACAAGAGCAAGCGGCGGAATCGGCTCGTCAAAAATCGATTGAGAAAGAGTTGGAATGGGTACGCCAAAATCCAAAAGGTCGCCAAGCGAAAAGTAAGGCTCGTATGGCACGCTTTGAAGAGCTTAACTCAGGCGAATATCAAAAACGTAACGAGACTAACGAACTCTTTATTCCACCGGGTCCACGCCTAGGTGATAAAGTGATCGAGGTGCAAAACCTGACTAAATCTTACGGCGATCGCACCTTAATTGATGACTTATCATTCAGCATTCCGAAAGGAGCGATTGTGGGGATTATCGGCCCGAACGGTGCGGGTAAATCTACTCTGTTCCGTATGCTTTCAGGGCAAGAACAGCCGGACAGCGGTTCGGTAACAATGGGCGAAACGGTGGTGCTTGCAAGTGTAGATCAGTTCCGTGATGCGATGGACGATAAAAAAACTGTGTGGGAAGAAGTCTCAAACGGGCAGGATATTCTCAACATCGGTAATTTTGAAATCCCAAGCCGTGCTTATGTAGGGCGTTTCAACTTCAAAGGCGTAGATCAGCAAAAACGTGTTGGCGAGCTTTCAGGTGGTGAACGTGGTCGTTTACACTTAGCCAAACTTTTACAACGTGGCGGTAACGTGCTGTTACTGGACGAGCCGACCAACGACTTAGACGTGGAAACCCTGCGTGCCTTGGAAAATGCGATCTTAGAATTCCCAGGCTGTGCAATGGTCATTTCGCACGACCGCTGGTTCTTAGACCGTATCGCCACCCATATTTTAGACTACGGCGATGAAGGCAAAGTGACGTTCTACGAGGGCAACTTCTCCGATTATGAAGAGTGGAAGAAGAAAACTTTCGGTGAAGCCGCTACCCAACCGCACAGAGTGAAATATAAACGAATTGCGAAGTAACAATGTAGGGGCGAAATATGTTTCGCCCCTAATCAAATGCAGAATTAAGGGATAAAAATATTTCACTCCTACAATTTTAAATTGAATATGACAGAAGAAAAAATTATCCGCCAAGTAGTGCTGGATACTGAAACCACAGGAATGAATATGGCAGGTGGCCCGCCACAGATTGGGCATAATATTATTGAGATCGGTGCGGTTGAAGTCATTAACCGCCGTTTAACCGGCAGAACTTATCACGTTTATATCAAGCCACCGCGTGAGGTGGATGAAGAGGCGATTGCAGTTCACGGCATCACCAATGAATTTTTGCAAGATAAACCTGTTTTTGCTGAAATTGCCGAGGAGTTTTTGGATTTCATCAAAGGTGCGGAATTAATTATTCATAATGCCCCCTTCGATGTGGCGTTTATGGATCAAGAATTTTCTTATCTGCCTAATCCACCGGCAAAAACCGCAGAAATGTGTACCGTAACCGATAGCCTGCAAATGGCACGAAGAATGTACCCCGGCAAACGGAATAATTTAGATGCACTTTGCGACAGGCTCGGCATTGATAATAGCAAGCGTGTGCTACATGGAGCTTTACTGGATGCGGAGATCTTAGCCGATGTATTCCTAATGATGACCGGCGGTCAGATTTCATTATTAGGCGAAGAAGAAACTGAAGTAGTAAGTGAAGTTGTTGATATTGAAGAAGAATTTTCTGCGATTGTGTTAAATGCCGATGAGGCAATTATTCTTAAAGCAAACGATGAAGAGGAAGAGTCGCATTTAGCACTTCTGAAACTGATTGAGAAAAAATCCAAAGGAAATTGCCTATGGACAAAAGCATTAACCGACACAGCAGAAATATCTCACTGATTCTAACCAATAAATAAAGCAAACAAAAAACCCAGCTTTCGCTGGGTTTTCTATTTCTACTGATTATTCAGCAACAACGTTTACTGCTACAGTTGCATTCACTTCAGGGTGTAAGTGAATTTTAACTTGGTGTTCGCCAGTCGTACGAAGTGGACCTTCACCTAAACGAACCTCAGATTTAGCAACTTCAACACCTGCTGCAGTTAATGCTTCAGCGATGTCTTTAGCTGATACAGAACCGAATAAACGACCATCATCACCTGCAGTTGCAGATACTGATACTGCTGCTAATGCTGCAATTTTCGCTGCACGTTCTTGTGCAGTTGCTAATGCTGCTGCAGCTTTTGCTTCTAATTCTGCACGACGTGCTTCAAAGTGAGCAATGTTTGCCGCAGTTGCCATAACCGCTTTACCTTGTGGGATTAAGAAGTTACGAGCAAAACCAGATTTAACGGTTACTTGGTCGCCCACAGAACCTAAGTGAGCAACTTTGTCTAATAAAATAACTTGCATTGTACTCTCTCCTGATTATTGGTGGTTATCAGTATATGGAAGTAACGCAAGGTAGCGAGCGCGTTTGATTGCACGAGCTAATTGACGTTGATACTTCGCACGAGTACCAGTAATACGGCTAGGAACAATCTTGCCGCTTTCAGAAATGTAGTTCTTTAATGTAGCGATATCTTTGTAATCGATTTCAACAACATTTTCCGCTGTGAAACGGCAGAACTTACGACGACGGAAATAACGTGCCATTTGGCTTCTCCTGATCTATAAATTCAATTTGTTCGGTGTGTAAGACTAACTGATTTAAACCGTTAAAGTCTTTGTGAGTATGGATAAAACCTTTAATTCTCACACTCTCACCGAGCTTAATTTGTTGGGTTAAATAACTAAATTGATTACCTGCCAAAACCACTTGGATTTTGCACCACGCTTGGCGTTCTAAATTCACTTCGGTTTGGATTGAACGATGTTCTAACCAAAAACTGTAATGAGGGACTCCAAGAGGGCTTAGGCTTTGTTTAACCAAGCTGGAAACCGTTCCGCTTAAGATTAAACAATTATCAATCGGCGAATTACTCGCCAGCTTCCTCTGATTCAACTTCAGCTACCGCTTCAGCAACTTTGCTTTCTTTCGCTTTCACCATTGGTGACGCTTCAGTTACTGCCGCTTTAGTGTGAACGATTAAGTTACGAAGAACTGCATCGTTATAACGGAAGTTAGTTTCTAACTCGTCGATTACACTTTGAGGTGCTTCTACATTCATTAACACATAGTGTGCTTTGTGAAGTTTGTTGATTGGGTATGCTAATTGACGACGACCCCAATCTTCTAAGCGATGAACT from the Mannheimia haemolytica genome contains:
- the rnfC gene encoding Nitrogen fixation protein rnfC → MSNPNLVIERIRQNKETGKLWDFPGGIHPMENKSQSNNKPIRTLNLPKFFYVPLVQHSGWAGELLVKVGDVVLKGQPLTKGDHFRQLPVHSPTSGQVIGIEPYVSAHASGLPEMTVIIETDGKDEWVERQPIEDFLSLTSDQIIQKVYQYGIAGLGGAVFPTATKLSLADKRCKLLVINGAECEPYITCDDRLMQDFTADLIEGIRILRYVLRPEEVVIAIEDNKPHAIQALETALKGSNDMFVRAIPTKYPSGASDQLIQVLTGLEIPAGKRTIEMGIVMHNVGTAFAVKRAVIDDEPLIERVVTLTGDKIRNKGNVWARLGTPIQHLLEQVDYQADKRFPVFLGGPMMGFILPALQAPITKTANCLIAPDHFEYAPPEPERSCIRCSSCSDACPVGLLPQQLYWFARAEDHDKSKEYHLDACIECGVCAYVCPSYIPLIQYFRQEKAKIEEIEEKARKAEEAKIRFEAREARLQKERDARTARISQAAEKRRAEVANAGGVDPVKAALERLKAKKAEDQNTEQAPQTVPTQAKANGEPDNSELMAQRRARRLAKQAEQAVENAENSANSDNVAANSNSTAEDPRKAAVAAALARAKAKKQAQAVEKTENSANSDNAGGNTEQEDPRKAAVAAALARAKAKKQAQQAVEKSENFANSGNDNVGVNNHSPKTESEDPRKAAVAAAIARAKEKKTAQQEKSNNV
- the rnfB gene encoding Nitrogen fixation protein rnfB translates to MLDLPIITYILIAIAVIALIFGAVLGYSSIKLKVESDPIVEQIDALLPQSQCGQCGYPGCKPYAEAIANGDVITKCVPGGQPLVVNLAELLGVEVPPMEGMAEPEVKVAFVIEDLCIGCTKCIQACPVDAIIGTNKAMHTIIPDLCTGCELCVAPCPTNCIEMRPIKPTTQSWNWKFDQDLIIPIVNTTELQKKLVTGGGKNEQS
- the rnfA gene encoding Electron transport complex protein rnfA; translation: MVDYILLIISTALINNFVLVKFLGLCPFMGVSKKVETAIGMGLATTFVLTVASLSAYLMETYLLEPLNAQFLRTLVFILVIAVIVQLTEMIVHKTSPTLYRLLGIYLPLITTNCAVLGVALLNVNLANNLVESVLYGFGAAAGFSLVLVLFAALRERLAAADVPRPFQGASIALITAGLMSLAFMGFTGLVKL
- a CDS encoding Uncharacterized ABC transporter ATP-binding protein HI_1252; this encodes MSTQFVYTMHRVGKVVPPKRHILKDISLSFFPGAKIGVLGLNGAGKSTLLRIMAGVDKEFEGEARPQPGIKIGYLPQEPKLDPQQTVREAVEEAVAEVKNALTQLDEVYAMYADENADFDKLAAKQAELEAIIQAHDGHNLQNQLERAADALRLPDWDAKIEHLSGGERRRVALCRLLLEKPDMLLLDEPTNHLDAESVAWLERFLHDYEGTVVAITHDRYFLDNVAGWILELDRGEGIPWEGNYSSWLEQKEKRLAQEQAAESARQKSIEKELEWVRQNPKGRQAKSKARMARFEELNSGEYQKRNETNELFIPPGPRLGDKVIEVQNLTKSYGDRTLIDDLSFSIPKGAIVGIIGPNGAGKSTLFRMLSGQEQPDSGSVTMGETVVLASVDQFRDAMDDKKTVWEEVSNGQDILNIGNFEIPSRAYVGRFNFKGVDQQKRVGELSGGERGRLHLAKLLQRGGNVLLLDEPTNDLDVETLRALENAILEFPGCAMVISHDRWFLDRIATHILDYGDEGKVTFYEGNFSDYEEWKKKTFGEAATQPHRVKYKRIAK
- the dnaQ gene encoding DNA polymerase III subunit epsilon is translated as MTEEKIIRQVVLDTETTGMNMAGGPPQIGHNIIEIGAVEVINRRLTGRTYHVYIKPPREVDEEAIAVHGITNEFLQDKPVFAEIAEEFLDFIKGAELIIHNAPFDVAFMDQEFSYLPNPPAKTAEMCTVTDSLQMARRMYPGKRNNLDALCDRLGIDNSKRVLHGALLDAEILADVFLMMTGGQISLLGEEETEVVSEVVDIEEEFSAIVLNADEAIILKANDEEEESHLALLKLIEKKSKGNCLWTKALTDTAEISH
- the rplI gene encoding 50S ribosomal protein L9, producing MQVILLDKVAHLGSVGDQVTVKSGFARNFLIPQGKAVMATAANIAHFEARRAELEAKAAAALATAQERAAKIAALAAVSVSATAGDDGRLFGSVSAKDIAEALTAAGVEVAKSEVRLGEGPLRTTGEHQVKIHLHPEVNATVAVNVVAE
- the rpsR gene encoding 30S ribosomal protein S18 — encoded protein: MARYFRRRKFCRFTAENVVEIDYKDIATLKNYISESGKIVPSRITGTRAKYQRQLARAIKRARYLALLPYTDNHQ
- the rpsF gene encoding 30S ribosomal protein S6 is translated as MRHYEIVFMVHPDQSEQVPAMIERYTASVKEAGGQVHRLEDWGRRQLAYPINKLHKAHYVLMNVEAPQSVIDELETNFRYNDAVLRNLIVHTKAAVTEASPMVKAKESKVAEAVAEVESEEAGE